A genomic region of Desulfobacterales bacterium contains the following coding sequences:
- a CDS encoding aldehyde ferredoxin oxidoreductase family protein, which produces MHAWRGQLLRVDLTAGTVAKEKIPRSKLKDYLGGRGLAVRYLMDEVDPQVDPLSAANKLIMANGPLTGTPIPTGARYMVITKSPLTGALTCSNSGGYFPTEMKKAGFDMIIIEGQAAQPVYLYVEDGQTELRPADHLWGRLVPETDQILRDETTESAKTAVIGPAGENQVRIAAIMNDKHRAAGRAGVGAVMGAKKLKAVVIKGSQKVSLAEPESVKALSRKIRDEVKATADAGKLVLRDYGTAYMPPVTSGAGMCPTRNFQTGVFQGADKISGLVLTEKYLVRPGACWGCPIACGRITKMDHPRWQGQGEGPEYETLASLGSSCGVDELEAIIKANYLCNELGLDTISMGMTIGCAMELFEKGLLPQEDVGRTLNFGDAEAMVALTEQTGLREGFGNQLAEGSYRLAQKYGHPEYSITAKKLELPGYDPRGAKGMGILYATSNIGASHMKGDMIYLEFGYFDFRLDPLTEQDKARYCKQMQDIYAVVDSVGVCAFVAMRHLMKHDESLELDRMTEAMSAATGIGYDPAGLLEAGERIYNLERLFLTEAGFTREDDSLPPRMLKEPMPEGPAKGQVVDLATMLEEYYEHRGWDSAGVPLKETLNRLKLV; this is translated from the coding sequence ATGCATGCTTGGAGAGGGCAATTATTGCGGGTTGACCTGACGGCCGGCACTGTTGCAAAGGAGAAGATTCCCCGGAGCAAGCTGAAAGATTATCTGGGTGGCCGGGGGCTGGCTGTTCGCTATCTGATGGATGAGGTCGATCCACAGGTCGATCCCCTTTCAGCTGCAAATAAACTGATCATGGCAAATGGGCCCCTTACCGGCACGCCAATTCCCACCGGCGCCCGCTACATGGTCATTACTAAAAGCCCTTTGACCGGCGCCCTGACCTGCTCAAATTCCGGTGGCTATTTCCCGACCGAGATGAAAAAAGCAGGTTTTGACATGATCATCATCGAGGGCCAAGCGGCGCAACCGGTCTATTTATATGTTGAAGATGGGCAGACTGAATTGCGGCCGGCAGATCATCTCTGGGGCCGGCTTGTGCCGGAAACCGACCAAATCCTGCGGGATGAGACCACCGAATCAGCCAAAACAGCCGTCATCGGACCGGCCGGTGAAAACCAGGTTCGTATTGCTGCGATCATGAATGACAAACACCGGGCTGCCGGCAGAGCCGGGGTGGGCGCTGTGATGGGCGCCAAAAAACTTAAAGCCGTGGTGATAAAGGGATCCCAGAAAGTAAGCCTGGCCGAACCGGAAAGCGTCAAAGCGCTCTCACGCAAAATTCGAGATGAAGTCAAGGCGACAGCCGACGCCGGCAAATTGGTTCTGAGAGATTACGGAACCGCTTACATGCCGCCGGTGACCTCCGGGGCCGGTATGTGCCCAACGCGCAACTTTCAGACCGGTGTCTTTCAAGGGGCCGATAAGATCTCAGGACTTGTTCTGACCGAGAAATATCTGGTTCGTCCCGGCGCCTGCTGGGGCTGTCCGATTGCCTGCGGCCGCATCACAAAAATGGATCATCCCCGCTGGCAGGGACAGGGCGAAGGACCGGAATATGAAACCCTGGCCTCCCTGGGCTCTTCTTGCGGCGTGGATGAGCTGGAGGCGATCATCAAGGCCAACTACCTTTGCAATGAGCTGGGGCTGGATACCATTTCGATGGGCATGACCATCGGCTGCGCCATGGAGCTGTTCGAAAAAGGCCTGCTGCCCCAGGAGGACGTAGGTCGAACCCTGAACTTCGGTGATGCGGAAGCTATGGTCGCACTGACCGAACAAACGGGTCTGCGGGAAGGATTCGGCAACCAGCTGGCCGAAGGCAGCTATCGATTGGCCCAGAAATACGGCCACCCGGAGTATTCCATAACCGCCAAAAAGCTGGAGCTTCCAGGTTACGATCCACGAGGGGCCAAAGGCATGGGCATTCTTTATGCGACTTCCAACATTGGCGCCTCCCATATGAAAGGCGATATGATCTACCTGGAGTTTGGCTATTTTGATTTTCGACTCGATCCTCTTACTGAGCAGGACAAGGCCCGCTATTGCAAGCAGATGCAGGATATCTATGCTGTAGTCGACTCGGTCGGGGTATGCGCCTTTGTGGCCATGCGGCATTTGATGAAACATGATGAAAGCCTGGAGCTTGACCGTATGACCGAGGCCATGAGTGCTGCCACCGGAATAGGCTATGATCCGGCCGGGCTGCTTGAAGCCGGTGAACGCATTTACAACCTGGAACGACTCTTTTTGACGGAGGCGGGATTTACCAGGGAAGACGACAGCCTGCCGCCGCGAATGCTCAAAGAGCCTATGCCCGAGGGACCGGCCAAGGGCCAGGTGGTTGATCTGGCGACAATGCTTGAAGAGTACTATGAACATCGCGGCTGGGATTCAGCCGGTGTGCCCCTCAAGGAGACGCTGAATCGACTAAAGTTGGTATAG
- a CDS encoding FAD-binding oxidoreductase, translating into MGKIFVPDTADRTADAVVIGGGIVGVATAFWLSKAGLKTILVEIRDGLSTLTTAASIESFRAQFTEPAMAALARESIEVWENFAEVVGISDYQINLRHGGYLFISKDESKFEEIKKTVDGYHAVGVTDSEFWIGDDVRARYPWVSADVIAGAFRAKDGWFSAHEATQGLAKGSQKAQFFLETEAQDIVVDAKGISAVVTNRGTISTRTVVNAAGPFAIKIGEMAGVELPVFQVRRQRVFVAPHPRIPQDAPLTIDIDNDSYWRPETGGALMGWHDPEEPKTEPMRKPLGDYEFPAYTFDKVGVLSPFWNDIIGDFKKPDLVVHAGQYVHAPDDQPILGPVESVPGFFLNCAYWPGVMLSPAAGRWTADMIIGRMKPADNPLRLSRFDEGVSVAPGALLRGRH; encoded by the coding sequence ATGGGTAAAATTTTTGTGCCGGATACGGCCGATCGCACGGCGGATGCTGTTGTGATCGGAGGCGGGATCGTAGGCGTGGCAACGGCTTTTTGGCTTTCTAAAGCGGGTTTGAAAACCATCCTGGTTGAGATACGTGATGGGCTATCAACACTGACAACGGCGGCATCGATCGAATCGTTTCGGGCCCAGTTCACCGAACCGGCCATGGCGGCTTTGGCCAGGGAATCCATCGAGGTCTGGGAGAACTTTGCCGAAGTGGTCGGCATCTCGGACTATCAAATCAACCTGCGTCACGGCGGCTATCTGTTTATCAGCAAAGATGAAAGCAAATTCGAAGAGATCAAGAAGACAGTCGACGGCTATCATGCGGTCGGTGTCACTGATTCCGAGTTCTGGATCGGCGATGATGTCCGGGCTCGCTATCCCTGGGTTTCGGCCGATGTGATCGCCGGCGCCTTTCGCGCCAAAGATGGTTGGTTTTCAGCACATGAAGCCACCCAGGGCCTGGCGAAGGGCTCTCAAAAGGCGCAATTTTTCCTCGAGACTGAGGCGCAGGATATTGTCGTGGATGCGAAGGGGATCAGTGCAGTGGTGACCAATCGGGGAACGATTTCTACCCGAACCGTCGTCAACGCCGCCGGCCCATTTGCCATCAAGATCGGCGAGATGGCCGGGGTTGAGTTGCCGGTTTTCCAGGTCAGGCGGCAAAGGGTCTTTGTCGCGCCCCATCCACGCATACCCCAGGATGCACCCTTGACTATTGATATCGACAACGATTCGTACTGGCGGCCGGAAACCGGCGGCGCCCTGATGGGTTGGCATGATCCAGAAGAGCCCAAAACCGAGCCGATGCGAAAACCTCTCGGAGATTATGAGTTTCCGGCTTATACCTTTGACAAAGTCGGTGTGCTGTCTCCTTTTTGGAATGACATCATCGGTGATTTCAAGAAACCCGACCTCGTTGTTCACGCCGGCCAGTATGTGCACGCTCCGGATGACCAGCCCATCCTTGGGCCGGTCGAAAGCGTTCCCGGCTTTTTTCTCAACTGTGCCTACTGGCCCGGGGTCATGCTCTCACCGGCCGCAGGCCGCTGGACGGCGGACATGATCATTGGCCGGATGAAGCCTGCGGACAACCCCCTGCGCCTGTCCCGTTTCGATGAAGGGGTCTCGGTTGCGCCCGGTGCCTTGTTGCGCGGCCGGCATTAA
- a CDS encoding mandelate racemase/muconate lactonizing enzyme family protein — MKITQVRATPVNIPLEAPFYWSVGTYPGTTKTIIEVETDEGIVGLGESPSGDCAEVINNDMAPRLIGYNPIDIAACEMRCLPEWCVVQNTDDASVVKAFGGIEIALWDIRGKAWNKPLYELLGGAVRKKIPFTEYFCFRVEEDGRGGEVTPEAVADYCMKMREEHGSSMFEGKLTLGDPHLEVATVKCLREKLGPEVMLRLDSNMAWSLSTARQILREIEPYNIRNYEDPVATFEEMAALRQHSSIPFSSHVPDIRRAVALGVPDTFVTNFAVLGGINRAIRFIGACEAMGVGFWCYSGDAGICTAAYLHVSAAMQWIYEPSQSLKRWQIGDVIKGGPFKPKNNVVDVPEGPGLGVELDREALKRWHQHYQENGPVDHYYNPENPEYFRRLPLD; from the coding sequence ATGAAAATAACCCAAGTGCGGGCAACCCCTGTCAACATCCCCCTCGAGGCGCCTTTTTATTGGTCGGTGGGGACCTATCCGGGTACGACCAAAACCATTATCGAAGTCGAAACCGATGAAGGCATTGTCGGCCTGGGTGAATCCCCGTCAGGAGACTGCGCCGAGGTGATCAACAATGACATGGCGCCGCGATTGATCGGCTATAATCCCATCGATATCGCCGCCTGTGAGATGCGCTGCCTGCCGGAGTGGTGCGTCGTTCAAAACACCGACGACGCCTCTGTGGTCAAGGCGTTCGGCGGTATAGAGATCGCGTTGTGGGATATTCGGGGCAAGGCGTGGAATAAACCGCTGTATGAATTGCTGGGCGGTGCTGTGCGCAAGAAAATTCCATTTACCGAATACTTTTGTTTTCGGGTAGAAGAAGATGGACGTGGTGGTGAGGTTACCCCTGAGGCGGTTGCCGATTACTGTATGAAGATGCGGGAAGAACACGGCTCCTCCATGTTTGAAGGCAAGTTAACGCTCGGAGATCCCCATCTTGAAGTTGCCACGGTCAAATGCCTGCGTGAAAAACTCGGCCCCGAAGTGATGCTTCGTCTGGATTCAAACATGGCCTGGTCTTTGTCGACCGCCCGCCAGATTTTGCGCGAGATCGAACCCTATAACATCCGCAACTATGAAGACCCGGTGGCGACCTTTGAGGAAATGGCGGCCTTGCGTCAGCATTCAAGCATACCGTTTTCCTCCCACGTGCCCGACATTCGGCGGGCGGTGGCTTTGGGGGTGCCGGATACCTTTGTAACCAATTTTGCAGTGCTGGGGGGGATCAATCGGGCTATTCGCTTCATTGGTGCCTGTGAAGCTATGGGCGTCGGTTTCTGGTGCTACAGCGGCGATGCGGGAATCTGTACGGCGGCATATTTACATGTCAGCGCAGCCATGCAATGGATATACGAGCCCAGTCAATCCTTAAAACGCTGGCAGATCGGCGATGTCATCAAGGGCGGCCCATTTAAACCCAAAAACAATGTAGTGGATGTACCCGAAGGCCCCGGTCTGGGTGTCGAGTTGGATAGAGAGGCCCTCAAGCGGTGGCACCAGCATTACCAGGAAAATGGGCCGGTAGACCATTATTATAATCCGGAAAATCCTGAGTACTTCCGGCGCCTGCCACTCGACTAG
- a CDS encoding aldehyde ferredoxin oxidoreductase family protein, translated as MRNGYAGAILRVNLSRGEVEKKPLPDDLVEDYIGGRGFLAKLLYDELPPNTDPYGPENMFMAATGPLSGYFLPASGKVHFATKSPATGGYADSNMGGHFGPALKYAGYDVLVLTGRSETPSYLFIDDERVEIRPADGYWGMGALSCEEQLKKDLGEDFQIMTIGPAGENRVRFACISHDFGRQAGRTGVGAVLGSKNIKAIAVRGTGSLPLHDVEGAYAAGKDAYQKVFAKPGFKEWTPEGTAGITNWTNEVGVFPTRNFQTSYADHYQDINGKAILEQLKITDKGCYCCPTPCGKYGHTKTDLGNAYVEGPEYETIALFGGNCLLQTISEVAYANYLCDELGLDTISAGAVISWAIECFEKKLIGTAEVGREIKFADLPTVDFLLNQITRREGIGDLLAEGVKVASEKIGKGSDAFAIHVKGLEWTGYETRNAPSMMLAYMTADIGAHHNRAWVLGYDVAGAWTSVHDLISSGGDSEKMPKAIVKPDCAQYVIDSQHTRPLFDVLGICRLQYMELGFEQENYETLFYLITGKKKTWQELLTVSERIWNLTRLFSAREVEDFGRRLDYPPARFYTEPTPSGPNEGHYLNKKELDTLLDEYYRARGWDQNGIPTEETLERLGLGEVVKEQD; from the coding sequence ATGCGTAACGGATATGCCGGAGCAATTTTAAGAGTAAATTTGAGCCGCGGAGAGGTTGAAAAAAAACCGTTGCCCGACGATCTGGTTGAAGACTATATCGGTGGCCGGGGTTTTTTGGCCAAACTGCTTTATGATGAGCTGCCACCGAATACGGACCCCTATGGTCCCGAAAACATGTTTATGGCGGCCACCGGGCCCCTTTCAGGATACTTTTTGCCGGCCAGCGGAAAAGTTCATTTTGCCACCAAATCACCGGCCACCGGCGGGTATGCCGACAGCAACATGGGCGGCCATTTCGGCCCGGCGTTGAAGTATGCTGGATATGATGTGTTGGTGCTAACGGGCAGATCAGAAACTCCAAGCTATCTGTTTATCGATGATGAGCGGGTAGAGATCCGTCCGGCAGATGGTTATTGGGGAATGGGCGCCCTATCGTGTGAAGAACAGCTTAAAAAAGACCTGGGTGAAGATTTTCAAATTATGACCATCGGGCCGGCCGGCGAAAACCGGGTCCGGTTTGCCTGCATTTCTCATGATTTCGGCCGACAGGCCGGGCGTACCGGTGTGGGGGCTGTGTTGGGATCCAAAAATATCAAAGCCATCGCCGTCAGAGGCACCGGCAGCCTTCCGCTCCATGATGTTGAAGGGGCCTATGCCGCCGGCAAGGATGCCTATCAGAAGGTATTTGCTAAACCCGGATTTAAAGAATGGACACCCGAAGGCACCGCCGGTATCACCAATTGGACCAACGAGGTCGGTGTTTTTCCGACCCGGAATTTTCAGACCTCCTATGCCGACCACTACCAGGATATCAACGGCAAAGCCATTCTCGAACAGCTAAAAATTACCGACAAAGGCTGTTACTGCTGCCCCACGCCGTGTGGCAAGTACGGTCACACCAAAACCGATCTGGGCAACGCATATGTGGAAGGGCCGGAATATGAGACTATCGCGCTTTTCGGTGGCAACTGCCTGCTGCAAACCATCTCAGAGGTAGCTTATGCCAATTATCTGTGTGATGAACTGGGCCTCGATACCATTTCCGCCGGCGCAGTCATTTCCTGGGCCATTGAATGCTTCGAAAAGAAACTTATCGGTACCGCTGAGGTGGGTCGTGAGATTAAGTTTGCTGATTTGCCAACCGTCGATTTTTTGCTCAATCAGATCACCCGGCGTGAAGGCATTGGCGATCTATTGGCCGAGGGTGTTAAGGTCGCATCCGAAAAAATCGGAAAAGGATCAGATGCTTTCGCCATCCATGTCAAAGGACTCGAATGGACCGGCTATGAAACCCGCAATGCGCCTTCGATGATGTTGGCTTATATGACGGCCGATATCGGTGCTCACCACAACCGTGCCTGGGTGCTGGGGTACGATGTGGCTGGTGCCTGGACCAGTGTTCATGACCTGATCAGCAGTGGCGGCGATTCGGAAAAAATGCCCAAGGCCATTGTAAAGCCGGATTGTGCTCAATATGTGATCGATAGCCAGCACACCCGCCCACTGTTTGATGTCCTTGGGATTTGCCGGTTGCAATACATGGAGCTGGGTTTTGAGCAGGAAAATTACGAAACACTTTTTTATCTGATCACCGGCAAAAAGAAAACCTGGCAGGAGTTGCTAACAGTCTCCGAACGGATATGGAATTTGACGCGGCTGTTTAGTGCCCGTGAAGTCGAAGATTTCGGGCGCCGCCTGGATTACCCACCCGCCAGGTTTTACACGGAGCCGACTCCCAGCGGCCCCAATGAAGGTCATTATCTCAACAAAAAGGAGCTTGATACGCTTTTGGATGAATATTACCGCGCCCGGGGCTGGGATCAAAACGGAATCCCCACCGAGGAGACGCTTGAACGTCTGGGCCTGGGTGAAGTTGTCAAAGAGCAAGATTGA
- a CDS encoding 4Fe-4S binding protein: protein MAMELKAIHENCSGCGVCRVVCALENFREVNPAKAALRIEGRFPAPGDYHIHLCDQCGVCAEVCPVEAIERKNDAFIIDAEECTGCLQCVEDCPHDVLFEHKQMEVPIKCTLCGECAEICPRQALEMVAVDQA, encoded by the coding sequence ATGGCAATGGAGCTTAAAGCAATTCATGAAAACTGTTCCGGCTGCGGGGTCTGCCGGGTGGTTTGCGCCCTGGAAAATTTCCGCGAGGTTAATCCTGCCAAAGCGGCCCTGCGGATCGAAGGGCGTTTTCCCGCTCCGGGAGATTACCACATTCATTTATGCGATCAGTGCGGCGTCTGTGCCGAGGTCTGCCCGGTGGAGGCCATCGAACGCAAAAACGATGCCTTTATCATTGATGCGGAGGAATGCACAGGATGCCTGCAATGCGTGGAAGATTGCCCGCATGATGTTCTTTTTGAACATAAGCAAATGGAAGTTCCCATCAAATGCACCCTGTGCGGAGAATGTGCTGAGATTTGTCCCCGTCAAGCCCTGGAAATGGTTGCTGTCGATCAAGCTTAG
- a CDS encoding trimethylamine methyltransferase family protein gives MQWYEFLTQQQVEQIHQASLNILESVGIDFRYPPALEILKKGGARVDGERAFFPAQLVEAQIKKAPAEFTLYARNSDADVVLGGDHMAYIPGYGAPFVTDLDGGRREGSLQDFESFVKLTQTSPYQDICSGMVIEPNDVPHDIRHAKMIYAALKYSEKPFMGSAMGAQGAKDSIQMASILFGSQDQLVEKPRMISILTSLTPLVYDERMLGAIIEYARAGQPQLISSLVIAGATGPTTLAGTLALQNAEILAGIVLAQLVREGTPVVFSGSSSNTEMRSGALSIGSPEMAVNAAATAQMARFYNLPVRGGGAVSDAKVPDAQAAYESMMSLLMAQVSGVNFVLHSAGILESYSCMSYEKFIIDDEICGMVKRIKNAYAVSADTLALDVIKAVGPGGHFLDQDHTFEHFRQEFYQPMLSNRDNFDTWLANGSQQILQTANKKVKQILGEYSEPALPADADEDLKRFIDTLG, from the coding sequence ATGCAATGGTATGAATTTTTGACACAACAACAGGTTGAGCAAATACATCAAGCCTCATTGAATATCCTGGAATCGGTTGGCATTGATTTTCGCTATCCACCGGCGCTGGAGATTTTGAAAAAGGGTGGAGCCCGGGTCGATGGTGAGCGGGCATTTTTTCCTGCACAACTGGTTGAGGCGCAGATCAAAAAGGCACCGGCTGAGTTTACTCTCTATGCACGCAATTCCGATGCCGATGTTGTGCTGGGGGGCGATCACATGGCCTATATTCCGGGTTATGGCGCACCGTTTGTCACCGATCTGGACGGCGGCAGGCGGGAAGGCAGCCTGCAGGATTTTGAAAGTTTCGTCAAACTAACCCAAACCAGCCCGTATCAAGATATCTGCAGCGGCATGGTTATTGAGCCCAACGATGTGCCCCATGATATCCGACATGCCAAGATGATTTATGCGGCCCTGAAATATTCTGAAAAACCCTTTATGGGAAGTGCCATGGGGGCGCAGGGGGCAAAAGACAGTATCCAAATGGCGTCCATTTTATTCGGCAGCCAAGACCAGCTGGTCGAAAAACCACGCATGATCAGTATTCTGACTTCCCTGACGCCGCTGGTATATGATGAGCGTATGCTGGGGGCAATCATCGAATATGCCCGTGCCGGACAGCCGCAGTTGATTTCATCATTGGTGATTGCCGGTGCCACCGGGCCCACCACCCTGGCCGGTACCCTGGCGCTGCAAAACGCTGAAATTCTGGCGGGGATTGTTTTGGCCCAGCTGGTGCGGGAAGGGACGCCCGTGGTTTTTTCGGGCTCTTCTTCCAATACTGAAATGCGTTCGGGTGCCTTGAGTATCGGTTCACCGGAAATGGCGGTCAATGCCGCTGCTACGGCGCAAATGGCACGGTTTTACAATCTGCCTGTCAGAGGCGGTGGTGCCGTCAGTGACGCCAAGGTGCCGGATGCCCAGGCGGCTTATGAATCAATGATGAGTTTGCTGATGGCTCAGGTAAGTGGCGTTAATTTTGTCTTACACAGCGCCGGTATCCTGGAATCCTACAGCTGTATGTCCTATGAGAAATTCATTATCGATGATGAAATCTGCGGTATGGTCAAACGCATCAAAAATGCATATGCGGTGAGCGCCGACACCCTGGCCCTTGATGTGATCAAAGCGGTTGGTCCCGGTGGTCATTTTCTGGACCAGGATCATACTTTTGAACATTTTCGCCAAGAGTTTTATCAACCAATGCTGTCCAATCGTGACAACTTCGATACTTGGTTGGCAAATGGTTCGCAACAAATTTTGCAAACAGCGAACAAGAAGGTTAAGCAGATATTGGGCGAGTATAGCGAACCGGCCCTGCCGGCTGATGCCGACGAAGATTTAAAACGGTTCATAGATACGCTGGGATAA
- a CDS encoding FadR/GntR family transcriptional regulator, translated as MKFKTIQKSSTPEIIINEIVEHVKSGQLKPGDKLPTERDMSQMFGVGRSSIREAIKGLVLSGYLESAQGKGTFVRKDLPVNDLDLTHLQNTLVAEQIIELMELRIILECNAVKLAAQRARAQDIERITQALERMRACQSDIKKFYDPDFEFHVAIAEATHNEMICEMMKLVVEKSHEYYEKFMPDRLCPPEQAIFTASRIVDCLKIGDGRKASEYMQKHLGLVEIELQRVVNTRS; from the coding sequence ATGAAATTTAAAACCATTCAGAAAAGCTCAACCCCTGAAATTATCATTAACGAAATTGTTGAACACGTAAAATCGGGTCAACTTAAGCCGGGCGATAAACTGCCGACAGAGCGTGACATGTCTCAGATGTTTGGTGTTGGGCGCTCATCCATCCGGGAAGCCATCAAAGGCCTGGTCCTTTCAGGTTATTTAGAGTCTGCCCAGGGAAAAGGTACCTTTGTCAGAAAAGACCTTCCCGTAAATGATTTAGATTTAACCCATCTTCAAAATACCCTAGTGGCTGAACAAATCATAGAGTTAATGGAGCTCAGAATAATCTTAGAGTGCAATGCGGTCAAACTGGCCGCACAACGCGCGCGCGCGCAAGACATTGAGCGAATCACTCAAGCGCTGGAGCGCATGCGGGCCTGTCAGTCGGATATCAAGAAATTCTATGATCCGGATTTTGAATTTCATGTGGCCATCGCGGAGGCCACCCACAATGAGATGATCTGCGAAATGATGAAGCTGGTTGTTGAAAAATCCCATGAATATTATGAGAAGTTTATGCCGGATCGTTTGTGCCCGCCGGAGCAGGCGATTTTTACCGCTTCAAGAATTGTTGACTGTCTCAAGATCGGTGACGGCCGAAAAGCCTCCGAATACATGCAGAAACACCTGGGGCTGGTAGAAATCGAGCTGCAGCGGGTGGTCAATACTCGCAGCTGA
- a CDS encoding sugar phosphate isomerase/epimerase, producing MLLGLHTYSFHLHGMGQNWGGYKLQWDSVWDVFGLMDEAKKLGLDGLHLTAADLGKTDEAHLRDVRLAAEERGLFLEYNFSLDASEYDDRLTNTMEEGIAIAEKIGSDIGKISMDVNRPHPVCGSAFHPAVIPQLEVIARKAETAAPVAQNAGVRLCLENHTEAFSDEVLWIINRVNHPYVGACVDTNNSLMVGEDPLTAIRKLAPVSFTNHFSDHRIVFDQYGCRIVGVATGTGDVPMREAYKIIRANPNMKRLNIEVEFDPEDDGPEEARQREYQAVVDSIRFTREELGVGQESASE from the coding sequence ATGCTATTGGGACTACATACATATAGTTTTCATCTGCACGGCATGGGACAAAACTGGGGCGGCTATAAACTGCAATGGGATTCGGTCTGGGATGTCTTTGGTTTGATGGATGAGGCTAAAAAGCTAGGGCTCGACGGGCTGCATCTAACGGCTGCCGATCTGGGCAAAACCGATGAAGCCCACCTGCGCGATGTGCGCCTAGCGGCGGAAGAAAGAGGACTATTCCTGGAGTACAATTTTTCTTTAGATGCATCTGAATACGATGACCGCCTGACCAATACCATGGAAGAAGGTATCGCCATCGCCGAAAAAATTGGCTCGGATATCGGAAAAATTAGCATGGATGTCAACAGACCGCACCCGGTGTGCGGCTCTGCCTTTCATCCGGCAGTGATCCCCCAATTGGAAGTAATTGCCCGCAAAGCTGAAACCGCTGCTCCTGTGGCCCAGAATGCGGGGGTACGGCTGTGTCTGGAGAATCATACCGAGGCCTTCAGCGATGAAGTGCTCTGGATTATCAATCGGGTAAACCACCCCTATGTAGGCGCATGTGTGGATACCAACAACTCGCTCATGGTGGGCGAAGACCCGTTGACGGCCATCCGAAAGCTGGCTCCGGTGTCTTTCACCAACCATTTTTCCGATCATCGCATTGTCTTTGATCAATACGGCTGCCGTATCGTGGGGGTAGCCACCGGAACCGGAGATGTCCCCATGCGAGAGGCTTACAAGATCATCCGGGCCAATCCGAATATGAAGCGTCTGAATATTGAAGTGGAGTTTGATCCAGAAGACGACGGCCCCGAGGAAGCCCGCCAAAGGGAGTACCAGGCCGTTGTCGATAGTATCCGATTCACCCGCGAAGAGCTAGGTGTGGGTCAGGAATCTGCGAGCGAATGA
- a CDS encoding alcohol dehydrogenase family protein, with the protein MSLPKYMTAAVLKGHGGLDKLIVHNNMPVPEPKANDVLIKVGACGMNNTDINTRIGWYSKRVNSGTTSTGGSDGLDRLSGKDASWSGGTLAFPRIQGADVVGRIVAVGGDVSSKRIGERVIVDPWLRDPSEPEDRNLATYLGSERDGGFAQFTNVPAENAFLIESKLTDAELATFPCSYSTGEHMLHRVRLSESEKIVIPGASGGVGSALVQLAKRRRAWVLAITSKSKMDSIRELGADAVLDRSQEDLEHQIRTILPSGEADVVADVVGGAIFSTCFNLLCRGGRYVTSGAIAGPLVELDLRTLYLKDIEMHGATVMPVGIFEDLVNYIENGEIRPLLAKQFSINDIKKAQEAFLAKEHIGNFVILPG; encoded by the coding sequence ATGTCCCTTCCGAAGTACATGACTGCAGCTGTTCTTAAGGGACATGGGGGGCTCGATAAACTAATTGTTCATAACAATATGCCTGTGCCTGAACCAAAAGCCAACGACGTGCTCATCAAAGTGGGTGCCTGTGGAATGAATAACACAGATATCAACACCCGGATTGGTTGGTATTCAAAACGGGTCAACAGCGGAACAACTTCAACAGGCGGTTCGGATGGATTAGACAGGTTATCGGGAAAAGATGCCTCCTGGAGCGGAGGGACGCTTGCCTTTCCGCGTATTCAAGGTGCTGATGTTGTCGGTCGCATTGTGGCGGTAGGTGGTGATGTTTCTTCAAAACGCATCGGAGAACGCGTCATTGTTGACCCCTGGCTGCGCGATCCATCGGAGCCGGAGGATCGGAATCTGGCAACCTATCTTGGCAGCGAACGTGATGGCGGCTTTGCTCAATTTACCAATGTGCCCGCGGAAAATGCTTTCTTGATTGAATCCAAATTAACTGATGCCGAATTAGCCACATTTCCCTGCTCTTATTCGACCGGAGAACATATGCTGCATCGTGTCAGGCTAAGTGAGAGTGAAAAAATCGTTATTCCGGGCGCTTCTGGCGGGGTGGGTTCAGCCCTGGTACAGCTAGCGAAAAGAAGGCGTGCATGGGTATTGGCCATCACGAGCAAGTCAAAAATGGATTCAATTCGAGAATTGGGAGCCGATGCCGTATTGGATCGAAGCCAAGAAGATCTTGAACATCAGATCCGAACAATTTTGCCAAGTGGCGAAGCCGATGTCGTCGCCGATGTCGTCGGAGGGGCTATTTTTTCAACGTGTTTTAACCTTTTGTGCCGGGGCGGGCGTTACGTTACTTCTGGGGCTATCGCCGGACCTCTTGTCGAGCTAGATCTGCGCACCCTGTACCTAAAAGATATTGAGATGCATGGTGCCACTGTCATGCCGGTCGGGATATTTGAAGATCTTGTTAACTACATCGAAAATGGTGAAATTCGTCCTTTGCTGGCCAAGCAATTTTCAATCAATGACATCAAAAAAGCACAAGAAGCGTTTTTAGCAAAAGAACACATTGGAAATTTTGTGATTTTACCGGGTTAG